In the genome of Fusarium poae strain DAOMC 252244 chromosome 1, whole genome shotgun sequence, the window TTCGCATTATGGCGACCCGGCAGCCCCCGTGATTGGCGGATAAAGTCCATTCTATCTACCCCGAGCGTGGCTCTATCACAAGACGTCGTCGTCGGTATCACCCGAAGTACTACACGATATAATAGCTTCATTACTGAGAATGGAGAAAGAGATGGCGTCCATATATTCTCAATTAGTGCCAGTTATTGGTGCCGGTATTTCAACTTCTGGGACTGGTTTATTTACATGTCTATTTTCACATTATCGACTTACTTCTCCATCTCTTTGTCAAAATGCCTACACTGCAAATCAATGCTTCGACAATCACTGCCTCTGTCAGGTCACGGGATAATGATTTCGCaagtcccgaagaagttcgcACAACTTTCACATTGGCCATGTCGACCATGTACCGGAATGAAGTACCCCTTTACGGTGACTTGATTCGAATTGTTGACGATGTGAACGAGGGTATACTTTCAGAGCAACCCGGTTCTACAAAAGAACGTCTCCTGTCTCAAAGACTGGATGTGGAGAGACACGGAGCCATTAGACTGGGAACTCCTTACGAATTGAGAACCGTCGCTCGTCTTTTTTCCATACTCGGTCTCAAGGCCGTGGGCTACTATGACCTTTCTGTTGCTGGGCTGCCAATGCATGCTACTTGCTTCCGTCCGGTCGACTACAAATCGCTGGATCAGAACCCTTTCAGAGTATTCACAACCTTGCTGAGACCTGACTTGATCACGGACCCAGACACCCGTGAGCTTACTTCTAAATTGTTGTCAAAACGGGATATCTTCAGCCCCAAGCTGTTGGATTTCATCAACAAGGCTGAAACGAATGGCAGGCTTTTGAGGATATCCGACGTGAGCGACTTCATTGCTGAAGCAATCAAGACCTTTAGTTGGGAACCAGAAGCGTTTGCATCGGAAGAAGAATACAAGCAGCTAGCCCAGAGCCATCccattttggcagacatTGCATCTTTTAAGAGTGCCCACATCAACCACTTAACGCCTCGGACGTTGGATATTACTAGAAGCCAACAACAAatgaaagaagaaggtcTTCGGGTCAAGCATCGCATCGAGGGACCTCCCCTGCGCCAATGCCCGATCCTTCTCCGACAGACAAGCTTCCTAGCATTGGAAGAGAGAATCCAATTTCGCAACGGTTTGGGGGTTCTGGTTGAAGGGACCCATAGGGCTCGATTTGGCGAAATTGAGGAACGAGGCGCTGCGGTGACCCCTGCAGGCAGAAAGCTTTACGATGATCTGCTGAACACAGTAATGAAGAAAATCAGCCAGAGCCTAGATACACAGAGTCCTGAAGCAATCGACGCTACCATGGCTGAAGTGTTTAGAGATTACCCTGACTCTTGGTCCGAGCTGCGGAAACAGGATCTGATTTACCGCACTTACCATCGCACAAGCAAACAAGGTCACAACATGTCAGGCTCTGACTCGCTTGAAGAGTTGGTGGAACAGGGCTACCTGACGGCTGAACCTATCACTTACGAAGACTTTTTGCCTTTCTCAGCAGCAGGAATCTTCGCTTCAAATCTCGGCAACTCTCAACAAGACCAGCCTCAAGGAAAGCCACGTTCTGACCAAGCGGGTTTAGAAAGTGCATTGGGATACGCCACGCTGGATGCTGATAAACTCTACCTTGAGATTCAAAACGAGAGTATTAAGAGGTGTGGTCTGCACTGCAAGCTCACTTCTCGATCTGTATATAGTGCACCGGATGCAATTTAGTTTCCCAACTATGCTATCCCTTAATATTTCGTTAAGCACCTGCGTATCATCTTATTGAGTATCATATCATGTCGTGAATTTGGGTAGCGTCTATGGACATCAAAAGTCCACTTGTGCACATTTACAACTTATATACCTAGACTTTGTATCGCTCTAAGAGGCCAGAAAAACCGGATAACTCGCCGAGTCAGTGAGATGATCTCTTTATTGCCGTACAATATCCTAGCGAGCTAATAGCAGGCTGCTATCTTGGTGGCTCAACTCCACAGAAGAATTGGGCGCTAGAAGcctaagggacgaaattagcagggcagcttatgctacttaggcCAGACCTCTTaggttgtttatttttataccctaagaccTAGGagaccaacttttctgctactcAGTAGGTTGACACTACCTTGTTACAGAGAGAAATTCAAAATTCGTGAAATTCTCTTGCATAGGTATATTCAGGTTTGGAAACACAGCAACTGATAACAGAGATGAGAAAAACGCTAATGTATAATTGCTAACTAACTACCCTCGTTCCTCGTTCCTTGTAATAGCTCTTGTATCAACCACTCCGAATTGACTGGCATGCCGTCGGCCCCAATCTCCATCATCCATTCCTCGAGCGGTTGAGGATCAGTAACCTGATTTTGACCTGGTTCCTGCCATCCTTGATGATCTTCGGTTGACTGGTTGCCATCTCCGCAAATGAGGCTGATTGTCTTTTCTGACAAAATTTCAAATATGTCTCTATAGGGTGCAGCCTTTCCCCAGCGTTCGGCAATGACGACCAATGCTGTATTGCAGGCCATACATGTGTTGATGATGTCCATCTTTCTAGCAGCGTCTCTTACTCTGGATGACTTCCAGATACAGTATAGGTAGGTCAATCCTCCCAGAAATAGTATGTGGAGTGATCCCCACGTGAATTGTAGAGACTGGCGCTGAAAGAGTCTGCGGTAGAGGACACATAtctcttttgctttttctgcACAACTCACTAGTGCTTCCTCGACCGACTCTTCTTCCCCGGGAGGAGGTTTATGAGTAATCCAGTGCCTATACAGCAGGAGAATGGAATGGTCATAAGCCAGGCGAAACCATTCGCGCGAGGCAAAAACGGAGAGAGGGTCGAGTCCGGGTGTATCTGGCGCATGAGGAACCTCGCTATGCCATGCTTCCAACTCTGCTCTCAACTGTTCGATGAGAGGTTTCTTTGCAACTGCCTGGCTCATTGAAGACTCAGTGATCGCCGGATAAATATTATTGCCAATTTTGGACCACAACCGACGCAGTTTGACCACGTGGATAGCACCCGTCATGCTCGTGGGTGGTTCCTCTGGAGACGTACGCGGGCTTTGTAACAAGCCTAGTGCATTGATTTTATCATCGTCTATATCTAATGGCAACTAACAGTCGGTGTCTCAGTAGAATGTACAATGGTTTTCAAATGCAAGATACATACCTCAGCGTCAATGCAATTATCAGGAATGCCAACTGGACGACCCAGGATGAAGGACGCCACCCGGTCAATATCATAGGCCACCCAGAAACACCTTTTGGAAATCTCAGCGATGAGTGGATTGACATTCTTCCGGTACTTTGAAGCGTTTCGATGATAACCGAGCTCTATACAGTATCTGATAGCAAGGCCGGAGGATTTCCTAAAATGTCAGTCAGAATTGATATTTATCCACAGTGCTACAGAGACAAACCAAAGGCTTCCTCCAGCGGGAGAGCGTATTGAGTAGACTGCACACGCCAGCAAACTCTGTATGGACTCGATACTGTCAAGCTCGAGAACCGAAGGCTGATGCACAAGGGCCATGTTGTAGTATGATTCAGCTTCATCATAGTGGGCAGGGCCTAGAGTTAGAGAGGCGATTGCATAGACCTGTATACTTGTGAGAAGACAGAGAAGATGCCAAGCGAGCAAGAATTCTTACCATCCACACGAAGAATTGCGCCAGATCGCCTGCCATTGACAGATTTCTGCCAAAATTGGCTTTGAAACACAGATCTTCCCAGAATTGAAATGTTGGCTGGTGAAGGAATGGGTACTGAGGATGAATGTTATTGAAATATGCTTGAGACAAAGTAGCACCAGCCTGTGGCGAGGGGAAATCGATGAGAAACGGCTGGGGAAAATCCCATGTCGACGACCCGTGTTCAAACCGGACTGAGCTTGCTTGATGAAATGGCCCAACCTTTTTGGGCAGATCCATAGCGGCGCTCACAATTCTTGAGAATGATACAGCTGATGATGGGCCGAAATAATGAGGCTCCTTGCTGGCGGCTGTCAAACACAGTAGAGCAACGTCGGTAGACAGCTGATCGGTTGTATCTTCCGCCTCAGCACGCGCATCTCGTTGACAATTACCTGTAGCAGAGATTTCAACAGAACCTGCGATGGGAGTCGGTATAGCCGGTGAATGGCTGGAAGCGTCTTTCTCGAGTCCCATGAGATGATCGAGAGCCACATCAGGTCTGGCCTGCTTCAGTAGGCCTTCTAGGTAAGCGACTCTGGTCTCGAGAGACTGCATATAATCCCTAGGCCGCAAAAGCCCAGTAGCCGGATCTTCGACGAGACATTCTTGGCTAGGTCAGCACGGTGCTGTGTATCTGAGAAAATTCATACCTCTTCCAGTCTTGCTGCAATTTTGGCATTTGGGAATTTGTCCGTCACACTTTTGCACGTTAGTCATACAGCAATGCAATAACCATGGCTAGGTCGATTCCTacttttaactttttctGCTTACAGCCGTTGCACGCTACTAAAGTGCGCTCTCCGATTCGTGGCCGTTTGACTGGGTTGGGATATGTCGGATGCTGCGACGCCATTCTAAAACGTGACATGGAGCATAAACTTTTAAAGTGAAAGATGCTACCAGCAGAATAGATGCGGGGTACAAGGTACTTATATGCTGGACAGAATACACTAAAGATGCTATGTACCAGATAGACTAGGTAGATATAAATAAGTGGTGCTTATCTACAAGCTTCAACACCTTGACGCAAGTGTCTAACTACAATCTTCTTTACGAAATAGAAAAGCGCAGTTTCATGACCTTTGTTCTTGACATAGGTATGCATGTCTGTTTTGAGTCTAACATCCTTGATAAGTGCTTTGTCGCCAAACATCATCAGCATATTAATATATCGACATCATGCCATACCCTCCCACTCTCGTTACAATATATCAGGCTGTCGCATACGCTCGGCTCATCTCTTGAGATTGATAGCCCGAACGCAAAGTCAAATTAGATTTTGACCAAATCCAAAATGCTGTTGAGGATGATTTGCCCTCATTGTCAAAGGGACATGGGAAGGTGCTGAGCCTTGACTCTGTGGTAGCCGGAACTGAGATTGCCTTGTGCATGTCACGGAAGCCACTCTTGAATTATTCGGAAATGCCGCTGACACGTTCACAAAGATGTATTCGGTGCTCATTCAATCGCTCGAGATCTATCTCCTTATCGAGGTGGGGCCCAGTCAAGTGTTTAAGGAGTGTTGATTTCAATACTGTataagatgatgatgttctCAGTGTACAAGTTTATTCTCATGACCAGATAGTTTCGTGCTAAAGTGAGATGAGAGAGGAGGCGGCATTCTATGATCTAACTTGGTAGTGTTGGGCAACTTCTACGACGGAGACTATTGAGCTTTGACCTATCAATTTGAGTCTTGCCTTGAGGAGACAAACAAAGACTTTATGACCAGGTAGAGTGAGTGTTATGTAGGAGAAGATAGTATCTCTTTATTCTGACCGCGCACTttattaggtaggtacttagGAGCGCATGTTTTAGCAGTTCATCCGCACTGGCCACGGGGAGTTGCCTTCAGCAGTAATAGCAACCCGCTGCAAACACCTGCCTTGAACAGCATCATTCAGATGCCGAATCCCGCCTACAACTTTCTTTCATGCACAGCGCTGGCCCTCTTTTCCCTCTTCTTGCTCAACCTACACCAGACACGCAACCTCAACATCAAGATCGCCGCCACCGAAATTCAGACCACTCTTTGGCAAGCCTCTTTTCAATAAGATGGCGGTGCTAGATGAGGTTCCGCACATCACCGCCCGCGTTCGGGTCGCTGAGGAGTTGGCAGCTGAATACGAAGTCCCAGATGATTTCGAAATGACCAACAATCCTCACAAAGCAGATGATACAACACCAAGAAAACACTGCTACATCGAGTGCAAATCGGATGCCGAGTTTTCTATCGAAGTTACAGTCTCTTCCGGTCTACAAATTCCCCCCAAGAATGACGCTATCTGGATGTGGGTATACATTGACGGCACATACATGGACTGTCGGCCCGTATACAAGCACAAACTACCTAAGAGGCAGCCAATCGACATATCCATGTCGTCCGCGCGATGTGACACAGGTTCAGGAGTATCAGTACTCAAGAAGTTTACGTTTGCTCCCATCACGGAAGGTATGTTAAGACACGTGCTCTGTGGATTTTCTATTAACGATATGGTTAGTTGATTCCGCATCCAAATCAAAGATTGAGAAAGATATTTCGAGGGCAAAGGGCTTGGGGATAATCAAGATACTCGTCGAGACAGCCAGGACTGCAAAGACACAGTGCGGGAGAGAATCTAGCACTAATCCCACCAGCCAGCAACCAGACCTTGCGGAGAAAGCGTTGAAGGGCAAAGGGATAAGCCACATGACCACGTATGTGTAGAATCGCCACTCTTGCTAACACAGAACTGACAGATTTTAGCTTGGCCGAGACAGGGACTGTTATTAAAACGCCCACCTGCGTCAATGTCGAGAATATAGTTCCTGTTGGAGAGTTCTTCTTTCATTACCGATCCCATGGTATGATATCAGTGCGTTGGCAAGGGGGCGGAAACCACACTAACTATCTGGAACACAGAAGCTCTGCAGCACGAAATGATCATCCCACGAACTCCATCACCAGAGCCTCCAGTTGTGGCTGACGATGGCGAAGATGTCCTCTCTCATCTCTCAGAGAGTGATATACGACGTCTCGCAATGGAAAGACTACGTGACAGCAGTGTAAGTTACTTTCCCGTCGGGAGAGGGCGGAATGAATACGACATGCCCTTAGTGAGGACTGTACTTTGATTTAGATATATTTGACTAACTCGACTCAGACCAAGCAGGAGTCTCTCACTGTCAAACGCGAGGCAGATGAGGATACGCCTACCCCGAGACAATGGAAAGTCGTCAAGCTCGACGACGGGAAGGAGGCCGTCGATTTGACAGATGACTGATGACTGATGATCCATCGCGGAGACATCGAGAGCGAAGTGAATTTTAAGGCGTTCGGGAACCTTGGAGTTATAGGAGGAAATTGTCATCCCAGGACGGGTGATCTGAGATATCCACGGTGGACATCTTAAGCAAGGCGCATTGAGGCAAAGGGAACAATTAGAAAACCATCTTCAAAGATAGAAAGAAAACGAACATGCATGATAATGATCTTAGACAATAAGCAACTTAATTGCTCAATGAACTTGCCAGTCCCTCGCAGTGTCTAGGCAGCAGTCAGAGAAGATAAAAATACCAATTTCCCTGGTAACCCTACTTCTTGCTACTTGTCACACACTTCTCTTGCCCCACTTCtcgtctcttttcttcttttcactCTCTCCTCTTTCCTTTCAAATCACCCTGAAAGAGTGCTCCTGCCTCTCCCTCTACATCCCTCATCCCCTATACCTCATCTACCATCTAGCACATTGCAAGCTGTTCACACTCAAACGTTCTAGCTGCAAGGTATGTTCAGTTTACTTATGTTTTGGAAATCGCCTCTGACCAGTATATATAGCGACGTCTCGGCTACATCATGTTGGAAAACGTTCTAAACGAATTTGCATTTGACATCGAATGTATCGAGAAGGAGCTCTCTTCTTTGGGTTTGAAATGGCACTCATTCGACGACCTTTTCCAAGCCCTGAGTTCCAAAGCTATCACTGAACACGACCGCTATGCCATGTGGGCCGATGTGTTTCGAGGCTAGGAACCTCGTAGCACAGTGCCATTGATAGACCCTGGCACCCCCAAAGACCCCGACAATCAAAGAAGTTGGAGTCGAAGCTGGGGTGTTCAAAAGTGCCCCAAACTCCTCGCCGACGGGCAAACGGACGGCTGAGGACGATAACTCTCCTTCACCCAAGCGAGCAAAAACCCAGAAGGCAGACAAGAAAGTACCCGAGACAAGCGATCCAGAACAGCACAAACCTCAAATCGCCTACTGCATGCCAAGTGTAACCGAGAGCTCCGGAGTCAAGATTCTGTGGAAGGGGGCCACCGGCAATTATCTCTCTTTCAAGGACATCGTGTTCACACAATCCAAAACACGGGTGGAAATCCAGCACGAGGCTATGAAACGTCACGGTGCATTCCAGGTGGAAGCTTACGCAGTTCGTAACCGCACGTATATCACGTACATTGCCCGGAAGAGGATCCAGCATTTGCTAGACATCGACCGACCATCCGACTTTTTGGTATTCGCTATGGAATTCCAGCCACTACATATTCTTCGCCCAATACTCGCACGAGACATAAAGGCACGGGATATCGCCAAAAACATGATTTTCTTGCAACAGATAAAGCCATCATCGGAGCAGTCTTGATAACCTGGGATCCGAGATTTTCCATCATCTTTCTTTGCAGTTGCGATTTCttgattttccgcaaaataGGTTTGCGTTTTTGGGCGTGGGATAATCAATCAAGGAAAATGAGACAATCACCGCAGGGATAGGATAATCACCACGAGGACATGGGAACAATTAGAATggttaataaagaataataaaaatgcTTGATACGATTTGTTAATCAATGGTCAGAGTCGGGAGGGCGTGATGATGTTACGTTGAACAATGGCGCGGTGGCATTTCGTTTGTGTCACTTGGTTGACAGTGCAAGCGAGTGTCAAGATTTCAAAATTTGAAGAGCACTGGAGTGCGGGGAAAGCTCTCGATTGCATAACTGGAGTCACTGCTTTCTCACTCTTCTCGCACAGCCTCCCTCTTCCATCATCCATTCAAGATTTAGGTGGCAAGCCAGCTCATGTTCCACCTCCACACCACTTATCGCATACTAAGTTATTCCATCTGAGAGAGACGCAACGTCAATCGTACCATTTAGTCCTCGTACCATTTAGTCCCAGCAGTGTCAGCGTGGGTAATCCATCCCTTACTGCTATTCATAATGACTGACCATTTATCCAACAGAAGACTACTCTTGGGCTTTCCAACCATGGTTACAGCAGAAGAGATGCTTGAGGCAGAATCTTATCAGCCGCCAGccaagaggatgaagaatgAGATCACTCAAGCATGCCAAGAACGGGGCCTCGATCCTAATCTTGAGCATGGCTGGGCCGCTTCACATCAGCCCAAAACGGATGATTATCATGAGTGTCTTGCGACCCAGAGAGCCGACTAGCATTCCCGAAGACCTCTCGAATTGCAGTCTGGCGAATGTGTCCTCACACCTGTTTCCACTGTCATTGATGCTGAGCCAGAAATCTTCGCCAAATAATTTTCTACTGTCAATATCGTTAAGTGGAGGCACGCTACACAAGGACTTCCCGATTGCGCAGATCAAATCGGCAGCAAGGATCCTCCTACCAGATGGATGCATCATCAACCATGCACATACACAACCTGCCAATCTCGACATATCTTCGGGAAGCGTTGCATTAGATCAAAGCAGCGAGCTACACCTGCCTTAACTCGCGCTGCAGTTTCGAACATTGTCATCACCAGCAGGGGAGCTCTCGTCAATTCGGAGCTCAACCCCGAAAAGGCTCAGCGAGCCCGGGAACTGTACAGCATTTTCCGATACCATCAGGAGAGGAACCTTGTCGTCCGCGTACATTGCTGCTGGAAGTGTACTACAATTGAACACGACGGTTGTCTCTGTGAGGTGGTACTCCCCTCCTCAAACGACACCTGCCTCCGCAAGAGCTGTGGAATGATCGGGCATGACGCTGAGAATTGCGAGTACCGTATCTGTGGGAACTGTTTCGCCCAGGGTCACAGTTCCAACGAGTGTAAGGAGTCACTGAAGTGCGCTTACTGTCGAGATGATCATTTCACTCTCGATTGTACGAAGGACATGGCAAACTAGTCCTGCTACAAGTGCTCGGAGACCGGACACGCTACACACCAGTGTACTCAGCCCCTGACGGTCGAAGGGCCTCCACGAGACTGGGACAATGATGATCAAGGTGGCGATCAGAATTGCTTCAAGTGTCACCAACCCGGCCACCGCGCGGATCAATGCATTCGAATCGTCTGCAAGAACTGCGATCAGGAGGGACATGTCTTCAAGGACTGCCCTACCTTGACTTGCAAAAACTGTGGTGGGGAAGGACACATGGCTCGTGATTGCAGTCAGCGACGATGCAACAGGTGTGGTGTACTCGGACACAAACGGAGTGAGTGCACCGAACTCATTTGCAGGCAGTGCGGTCAACCTGGATATACCCGAAAGGACTGCCCACAACGTCAACAAGTCGTTTGCGAGACATGCCAAGGTCCCCATCCGACCTCCAAGTGTGATACCGGTCGCGAAAAGGCTCCTAAGCCAGCGGGCGGCAAGCGCACCACCATCAAAGCGGCCAGAGACTACAGAGGCGGCGTAGATAATGCACGCGAACAGTCCGACAATTCGAGGCGAGCTACCGAGCTTCTTCAGGGTCTGCGACCAACGGCAGTCAAGACGATTGTAACTCCGTCGAGTGAAGGCCAGCTGGAACCAggtctagtgggtagcagaaaagatgGTATCTTGGGCTTAGGGTAGAAAAATAAATGACCTAAACTCATAGCCTAAATTgcataaagtgacccactaatttcgtcccttatgtcTCGGGCCAGCCACTTCTCCAGAGATTGGGCCAGATTAATCGCGTAGCTGGCATAGATTGGGGAATAAGATGGACCCGACAATCCGGCCTTTGATATGTGTTGCCAATTCAAGTAACTGATCCTGAGGTAGCTGCGCGTCTTGATCTCCTAGTGCAAAGTCGTGATTATTCGTGGAATCGCGGTGATACTGTTGGTAAGCCCATCGTAGTGGATGAGTATATCGAGTGTACTTTCCGTTCTCATGGGACCTCAGGAGATGCGGAAAGTATATCACAGATTGGGTCATTGTGACACTTTTGAACTTGCTGGTCCACTGTCCCCTCGATTTAGAGTTAACAAATGACTCGACAATCGGATGCTTTTGTTGAAGGTCGGCAAAGATGATCACTGTCGCGATAGCAGTGTTCAATGGCATTGGGTCTCGATCATGCTTTCTCAATAAGGCTTCCACAATTCTGATCATCTCTGGTGGAATCATCAGCGTGGCAAGAAGGAGGTACATGAGCATGTAATACTGGTCCACCCCATTCTCTTGATAGTTGGTACCAAAATGGAGGGTCGTATCGGGTGAAGACGCCGATACTAGCACTTTCGAAACAGGGGACAGTATGAACCCGCAACGGATCCCGTCGTTCTCTAGTTTCAATCTCTCCCTGAATTTCCTCATCTCCGCGTCTGGTAATTCATCAAAAAGTGCTCGCTTCATGTGGGTAATGTTTCCAGGGACAAGCGCAGCCTCATGGAAGATGACATTCTTCTGGCATTGTTGGTTAGACGGCTCGCTCCGAACTGGGACCAGCGTAGGATCGTCCATGATTACCAAGGAGGCAACTCGAGGGCCTTGAAAAATACTGGTTCACAAAAAGTAGCTGACTACCTGCCTAGaggtagtaggtagcagGAAAAATGGCCTAGTCtactaagtcttaggttacaaaaataaatagtctaagaactatagtctaaggaacataaagtggcccactaatttcgtctcttatgcttccagtggcCAATTTTTCGGATACCCTAAGGCCAGCCAACATAAACGGCTTCTGGGGACTGACGATATGTTATGTTATTATATTCAAGCCCAGACTCTTTATGCTCTTGCCGGAAAATTTGTAGGAGCGGCAACAACGCGATAGAACTTTGTACACAACACACGGTTTAATGGACTGCAACGACGCATAAGTAGAAGCAGCCGTATGTATCATCAGTTGTTACGCTTTCCTTGAACATGGTAATGGTCCATTCCCCAACAACCCTTATTCTGTGGTCGATAGCGGTCTCCCGCGGGTCGAGGTCGTCGATCTCCTGTGTCCAATTGGATGTCATTCTCCTGGGGTAATTCGAGGTTGCTCTGTCCTGAATCCAGGGAATACTCTGCATCGCTGGACATGGCGACAAGTATTGCATCGGCCTTGTACTTATTTTGCACCGCTTCTTCTGATGGGTCCCAGTCTCCTTCCCTGTATATCTCCTCAAAGTGCCGGCTTTGGGCCCTGTTCATGAGTACGGTGAACGGGCTAGACTTAATGATGTCTGAAGAGGGGTTGTCGTCTTCGGTGATCAGGTTTTCGTCTTCGGTGATCAGGTTGTCGTCTTGGGGAGAGAAAACTCTGGGTTGAAAATCTCGGGGGAGAGGTCAAGCGCATTAAAAGGATGGGCTTGTAATCGACCGCCAATACCATCTTCGTCCGCCTCGTCCATAGTAGAGCCGATGCGTAATCACTGCTGCAGTCGACGCAATAGAAGTACTCTCAGTAGGTAATAACAAAGGGCCCTAATGGTATCGAGGTTGCCTTATGAAATGGCCGTAAGGTCAAGTTGAATGTAATGTGAGTATTGTTCTGTTAAAAAAGAAGTACTCTCAGTAGGTAATAACAAAGGGCCCTGATGGTATCGAGGTTGCCTTATAAAATGGCCATAAGTTCAAGttgaatataatataagtattattctGTTGAGAAAGAAGTACTCTCAGTAGGTAATAATAAACGGCCCTGATAGTATCTAGGTTGCTGTATAAAATGGCTATAAGGTCGAGTTGAATGTAATATAAGTATTGTTCTGTTAAGAAAGAAGTGCGTTAGATTT includes:
- a CDS encoding hypothetical protein (TransMembrane:1 (o553-573i)), with the translated sequence MASQHPTYPNPVKRPRIGERTLVACNGCKQKKLKCDGQIPKCQNCSKTGRECLVEDPATGLLRPRDYMQSLETRVAYLEGLLKQARPDVALDHLMGLEKDASSHSPAIPTPIAGSVEISATGNCQRDARAEAEDTTDQLSTDVALLCLTAASKEPHYFGPSSAVSFSRIVSAAMDLPKKVGPFHQASSVRFEHGSSTWDFPQPFLIDFPSPQAGATLSQAYFNNIHPQYPFLHQPTFQFWEDLCFKANFGRNLSMAGDLAQFFVWMVYAIASLTLGPAHYDEAESYYNMALVHQPSVLELDSIESIQSLLACAVYSIRSPAGGSLWKSSGLAIRYCIELGYHRNASKYRKNVNPLIAEISKRCFWVAYDIDRVASFILGRPVGIPDNCIDAELPLDIDDDKINALGLLQSPRTSPEEPPTSMTGAIHVVKLRRLWSKIGNNIYPAITESSMSQAVAKKPLIEQLRAELEAWHSEVPHAPDTPGLDPLSVFASREWFRLAYDHSILLLYRHWITHKPPPGEEESVEEALVSCAEKAKEICVLYRRLFQRQSLQFTWGSLHILFLGGLTYLYCIWKSSRVRDAARKMDIINTCMACNTALVVIAERWGKAAPYRDIFEILSEKTISLICGDGNQSTEDHQGWQEPGQNQVTDPQPLEEWMMEIGADGMPVNSEWLIQELLQGTRNEGS
- a CDS encoding hypothetical protein (TransMembrane:1 (o101-122i)), with amino-acid sequence MDDPTLVPVRSEPSNQQCQKNVIFHEAALVPGNITHMKRALFDELPDAEMRKFRERLKLENDGIRCGFILSPVSKVLVSASSPDTTLHFGTNYQENGVDQYYMLMYLLLATLMIPPEMIRIVEALLRKHDRDPMPLNTAIATVIIFADLQQKHPIVESFVNSKSRGQWTSKFKSVTMTQSVIYFPHLLRSHENGKYTRYTHPLRWAYQQYHRDSTNNHDFALGDQDAQLPQDQLLELATHIKGRIVGSILFPNLCQLRD